A window from Candidatus Arthromitus sp. SFB-rat-Yit encodes these proteins:
- a CDS encoding ComEA family DNA-binding protein: MLKKDNLIKILSMVIVGIVFLSVFIIYNKSSENAHKEVVSLNEFIHEDEKQDGGDGDSGDGDSIEASLYVENDEYIKKSIFVEVKGEVLKPDVYKMEEGSIVYDLISIAGGITDKGSLDNINQAREIKNGECIVVQSIDDISNLHNGDLLNNKLNTETIGVENKKDVVSSIININTASKEELKSLNGIGDVLADSIIEYREENGEFKSVEDIKNIPRIGSKTFEKFKDKIAV, encoded by the coding sequence ATGTTAAAAAAGGATAATTTAATTAAAATTTTATCTATGGTGATAGTAGGTATTGTATTTTTATCTGTATTTATTATTTATAATAAATCATCTGAAAATGCACATAAAGAAGTTGTTTCTTTAAATGAATTTATTCATGAAGATGAAAAACAAGATGGTGGAGATGGAGATAGTGGAGATGGAGATAGTATTGAGGCAAGTTTATATGTAGAAAATGATGAGTATATTAAGAAGAGTATTTTTGTTGAAGTGAAAGGCGAGGTCTTAAAACCAGATGTTTATAAAATGGAAGAGGGAAGTATTGTTTACGATTTGATTTCAATAGCAGGTGGTATAACAGATAAAGGAAGCCTTGATAACATTAATCAAGCACGTGAAATTAAAAATGGAGAGTGTATTGTTGTACAATCTATAGATGATATTTCAAATTTGCACAATGGTGATTTGTTAAATAACAAATTGAATACAGAAACGATAGGTGTAGAAAATAAAAAAGATGTAGTATCATCCATTATTAACATTAATACTGCATCAAAAGAAGAACTTAAGAGTTTAAATGGAATTGGGGATGTTTTGGCAGATTCGATTATAGAGTATAGGGAAGAAAATGGTGAATTTAAATCGGTTGAAGATATAAAAAATATACCTCGTATTGGGAGTAAGACTTTTGAAAAATTTAAGGATAAAATAGCTGTTTAA
- the groES gene encoding co-chaperone GroES, whose product MNIRPLADRVVLKRLEAEEKTKSGIVLAGSAKEKPQEAEVIAVGSGGFTTDGKEIKMEVKVGDKVLISKYSGTEVKVDKEEYIIVKQEDILAVVE is encoded by the coding sequence ATGAATATAAGACCACTTGCGGATAGAGTTGTTCTTAAGAGATTAGAAGCTGAAGAGAAAACAAAATCAGGAATAGTTTTAGCAGGAAGTGCTAAGGAAAAGCCGCAGGAAGCAGAAGTTATAGCTGTTGGATCAGGAGGATTTACAACAGATGGTAAAGAGATAAAAATGGAAGTTAAAGTTGGAGATAAAGTTTTGATTTCCAAGTATTCAGGGACTGAAGTTAAAGTTGATAAAGAAGAATATATAATAGTTAAACAAGAGGATATATTGGCTGTTGTTGAATAA
- a CDS encoding M28 family metallopeptidase has protein sequence MKNFKIIFKFLSILLLSIFTISNLTLIKTYPYSQNKLTFGKVAIKHISHLSKTPRISGTKSIINAQKYIKNEFQKYGYEVQEQVFSWPLIDSKNTTSKNIIAFKKGINNSQIIIGAHYDSTSSNGADDNASGVSVLLELAQKLNNITLPYSIKFIAFDAEELGLFGSRYYVKNMNNDEKLNTLLYINIDSILTGDNLYIYGNNGNKGWFRDEILKTSKNENIDIKTSPELISSDINKISILEGDCYDYSDHVYFKYEGIPFAYFESTSWDDINLNTGYPRYRNKEFGMVIHSSKDNLKYILNNIEKKSITNLSNCISLLYKSLLNTNKQLVITTDTNDQSILKNIRYDLYQNNKLIKSLYHNASNKIEICDLPKGRYKLKQINNTNLDLKCSLDNKYFNLSEQGTMYLFYENFKNNPKLKDYDGMLIQIYGDTFDDPQTSVDELYKEFIKIKKLSPKVIYNKEFSLEEIKSVIKEYNKNNFQNNDESVQTFANLSIKNNFLDTHKNSITKFLTSILLTIFCSNIYKTQKASYY, from the coding sequence ATGAAAAATTTTAAAATTATTTTTAAATTTCTAAGCATATTATTGCTTTCCATATTTACAATCTCAAATTTAACACTTATTAAAACTTACCCCTATTCACAAAATAAATTAACATTTGGAAAAGTTGCAATAAAACATATTTCCCATTTATCTAAAACTCCTCGCATAAGCGGAACAAAATCAATAATAAACGCCCAAAAATATATCAAGAATGAATTTCAAAAATATGGTTATGAAGTTCAAGAACAAGTTTTTAGTTGGCCTCTTATTGATTCAAAAAATACAACATCAAAAAATATCATCGCTTTTAAAAAAGGTATAAACAATAGCCAAATAATCATAGGTGCTCATTACGACTCCACTTCATCAAATGGAGCTGATGATAACGCATCAGGTGTATCTGTGCTTCTAGAGCTAGCACAAAAATTAAATAACATAACATTACCTTACAGCATAAAATTTATAGCATTTGATGCAGAAGAATTAGGTTTATTTGGCTCTAGATATTATGTTAAAAACATGAATAATGATGAAAAACTAAATACTCTCTTGTACATAAATATTGACAGCATATTAACTGGAGATAATCTTTACATATATGGAAATAACGGAAATAAGGGATGGTTTAGAGATGAAATTCTTAAGACTTCAAAAAATGAAAACATAGATATAAAAACTAGTCCTGAATTAATATCAAGTGACATTAATAAGATCTCAATTTTAGAAGGTGATTGTTATGATTATAGTGATCATGTTTACTTTAAATATGAAGGAATACCTTTTGCATATTTTGAATCTACAAGTTGGGACGATATAAATCTAAATACTGGATATCCTAGATATAGAAATAAAGAATTCGGAATGGTTATTCATTCATCCAAAGATAATTTAAAATATATATTAAATAACATTGAAAAAAAATCAATAACTAATTTATCAAACTGCATCTCTTTACTATACAAATCACTTTTAAACACTAATAAACAATTGGTTATAACAACTGACACAAATGATCAATCAATTTTAAAAAATATAAGATACGATCTCTATCAAAATAATAAATTAATCAAAAGTTTATATCATAACGCGTCGAACAAAATAGAAATATGTGATCTTCCAAAAGGAAGATATAAGTTAAAACAAATCAATAACACAAATTTAGACCTGAAATGTTCACTTGATAATAAATATTTCAACCTAAGTGAACAAGGTACAATGTATTTATTCTATGAAAATTTTAAAAATAATCCTAAATTAAAAGATTATGATGGTATGTTAATACAAATATACGGTGATACATTCGATGATCCTCAAACTTCTGTAGATGAATTGTATAAAGAATTTATCAAAATAAAAAAATTATCCCCAAAAGTTATCTACAATAAAGAATTTTCATTAGAAGAAATTAAATCAGTTATTAAGGAATATAATAAAAATAATTTTCAAAATAATGATGAATCCGTACAAACATTTGCAAACTTATCAATCAAAAATAATTTTTTAGATACGCACAAAAACTCAATAACAAAATTTCTAACATCAATCCTTCTTACAATATTTTGCTCAAATATTTATAAAACACAAAAAGCAAGTTACTATTAA
- the selA gene encoding L-seryl-tRNA(Sec) selenium transferase: protein MLLNDLYKKIPKIDELLRLDNVKEALDLYPREAILNILRNILSTYRKMIKFGNQLDVSIKTISQTFEYELYKEFRYSIRRVINATGVIIHTNLGRSKICKDGINHMIEVAENYSNLEYNLEEGTRGNRYSHIEEIICKVLGCESAIVVNNNAAAIMLVLDTLCKNTEVIVSRGELVEIGGSFRIPNVMKFSGAILKEVGCTNRTHLFDYENEINDNTSAFLKVHTSNYYIEGFEKKVSIKELSTLKERYNKIIIEDIGSGSIIDLSKYGIKSEESLVQKSLCDGADIVTFSGDKMLGGPQAGIIVGRKHLIDKMKKNHLLRALRVDKFILASLESTFRCYLDEKFAVKNIPTLRMITYKFEFLKKNALKLFNKLNGIDGFNIEVGEGFSIIGGGSMPKEKIKTYVLMVKHKFMSAYEVEKRLRYNIIPIIVRVEDGFVKLDVRTIEEFEFDEIYNAFVKLRC from the coding sequence GTGTTATTGAACGATTTATATAAGAAAATTCCTAAGATTGATGAATTATTAAGATTAGATAATGTTAAGGAAGCACTTGACTTATATCCAAGGGAAGCTATATTAAATATACTTAGAAATATTTTAAGTACATATAGAAAAATGATTAAATTTGGGAATCAACTCGATGTGAGTATTAAAACAATATCACAGACATTTGAATATGAGCTGTATAAGGAATTTAGGTATAGTATTAGAAGAGTTATTAATGCAACTGGAGTAATTATACATACAAATCTTGGAAGAAGTAAAATATGTAAAGATGGAATTAATCATATGATTGAGGTTGCAGAAAATTATTCAAATTTAGAGTATAATCTAGAAGAAGGAACAAGGGGAAATAGATATTCTCATATTGAAGAAATAATATGCAAGGTTCTTGGGTGTGAATCAGCTATTGTTGTGAATAATAATGCGGCTGCTATAATGCTTGTATTAGATACTTTATGTAAGAATACGGAGGTTATTGTTTCAAGAGGTGAACTCGTTGAGATTGGAGGATCTTTTAGAATACCTAATGTTATGAAGTTTAGTGGAGCTATATTAAAAGAGGTAGGTTGCACTAATAGAACTCATTTGTTTGATTATGAAAATGAAATAAATGATAATACAAGTGCATTTCTTAAGGTTCACACTTCTAATTATTATATTGAGGGTTTTGAGAAAAAGGTAAGTATTAAAGAGTTGAGCACTCTTAAGGAAAGGTATAATAAAATAATAATTGAAGATATTGGAAGTGGATCTATAATAGATTTGTCTAAATATGGAATTAAGTCTGAGGAGAGTTTGGTTCAAAAATCTTTATGTGATGGTGCGGATATTGTTACTTTTAGTGGGGACAAAATGCTTGGTGGACCTCAAGCAGGAATTATTGTTGGGAGAAAACATTTGATTGATAAGATGAAAAAGAATCATTTGTTAAGAGCTTTGAGGGTTGATAAATTTATTCTTGCTTCATTGGAATCTACTTTTAGGTGTTATTTAGATGAAAAATTTGCAGTTAAAAATATACCGACACTTAGAATGATTACATATAAATTTGAATTCTTAAAAAAAAATGCTTTGAAACTATTTAATAAACTTAATGGAATAGATGGATTTAATATAGAAGTTGGTGAAGGATTTTCTATTATAGGTGGGGGGTCTATGCCGAAAGAAAAGATAAAAACTTATGTTTTGATGGTAAAGCATAAATTTATGTCTGCGTATGAAGTTGAGAAAAGACTTAGATATAATATTATTCCAATTATAGTTAGAGTTGAAGATGGGTTTGTTAAGCTTGATGTTCGGACTATAGAAGAATTTGAGTTTGATGAAATTTATAATGCATTTGTTAAACTGAGGTGTTGA
- the selB gene encoding selenocysteine-specific translation elongation factor, with protein MKNIILGTAGHIDHGKTSLIKYLTNIDTDSLEEEKRRGISINLGFAFFDLPCGSRVGVIDVPGHEKFIKNMIAGSVGIDIVLLVIACDEGVKPQTREHIDILNILNVNKGIVVLTKRDLVDDEWYDFIKNDIENELKGTFLKNSTIIGFSSKSGHGYDELINEIERLMRYDDYKRSHGIFRMSIDRCFSVSGFGTVITGTVISGKVCLNDSLFIYPLGIECKVRNIQVYEENKKEAFSGQRCAINLSSVKKEIKRGYVVSTNPTFDLSYIIDCKFYSVKNLDKNIINGQRIRFLHGTSEVIGRMYILDKHEIVKNSEAYVQIRLEKPVLCLKHDRYVIRMYSPMVTIGGGYVISALSKRVNGNNEKYLEEVKLKEKEVSEDYLSLLIEKDRNYIIDLNYICKNHLLIEDEILPKLDRLIDKGVLVCFFDGNSKYFIHKNNLNKIYSKIEEILTKYHSENKFRIGFLKEELREKLNFKGIKSKIYLLMLNYFENMGYINMTLKYISLSNFKIELSNDENKIINGIIDEYKSNKFIPPKIKDLENKFNCRDFMEIHHYLEEIGILYKINLQMYLLNEDFIFAKDEIINFIKRNGFIDLNLVKELLNSNRKYSVLLLEHLDELKITIRKDNKRILI; from the coding sequence TTGAAAAATATTATATTGGGAACGGCTGGGCATATTGATCATGGTAAGACATCGCTTATAAAATATTTAACTAACATTGATACTGATTCATTAGAAGAAGAGAAAAGAAGAGGGATATCTATAAATTTGGGATTTGCTTTTTTTGATCTACCATGTGGTAGTAGAGTTGGTGTTATAGATGTTCCAGGTCATGAAAAATTCATTAAAAATATGATAGCAGGTTCAGTTGGGATTGATATAGTTCTTTTGGTTATTGCTTGTGATGAAGGGGTAAAACCTCAAACTAGGGAACATATAGATATTTTAAATATTTTGAATGTTAATAAAGGAATAGTTGTACTAACTAAGAGAGATTTAGTTGATGATGAATGGTATGACTTTATAAAAAATGATATAGAAAATGAATTAAAGGGAACTTTTTTAAAAAATTCTACCATAATAGGATTTTCATCTAAGAGTGGACATGGGTATGATGAGCTTATAAATGAGATAGAGAGATTGATGAGATATGACGATTATAAAAGATCTCATGGAATATTTAGAATGTCAATTGATAGGTGCTTTAGTGTAAGTGGATTTGGTACTGTTATTACAGGAACTGTAATATCTGGGAAAGTATGTTTAAATGATAGTTTATTTATATATCCATTAGGAATTGAATGTAAGGTGCGAAATATTCAAGTTTATGAGGAAAATAAAAAAGAGGCATTTTCTGGACAAAGGTGTGCGATAAATTTATCTAGTGTTAAGAAGGAAATAAAGAGAGGATATGTTGTATCTACAAATCCAACATTTGACTTAAGTTATATTATAGACTGTAAATTTTATTCAGTTAAGAATTTAGATAAAAATATAATAAATGGTCAGAGGATACGTTTTCTTCATGGAACTAGTGAAGTTATTGGAAGGATGTATATTTTAGATAAACATGAGATTGTAAAAAATTCAGAGGCTTATGTTCAGATTCGTTTAGAGAAACCAGTTTTATGTTTAAAACACGATAGATATGTAATTAGGATGTATTCTCCTATGGTAACTATCGGTGGGGGTTATGTTATAAGTGCATTATCAAAAAGGGTTAATGGTAATAATGAAAAATATTTAGAGGAAGTTAAGTTAAAAGAGAAAGAAGTAAGCGAAGATTATTTGTCCTTATTAATTGAGAAGGATAGGAATTATATAATTGATCTTAATTATATTTGTAAAAATCATTTATTAATAGAAGATGAAATTTTGCCAAAACTTGATAGATTAATTGATAAAGGTGTACTGGTTTGTTTTTTTGATGGTAATAGTAAATATTTTATTCATAAAAATAATTTAAATAAGATTTATTCTAAAATTGAGGAGATACTTACTAAATATCATTCTGAAAATAAATTTAGAATTGGTTTTTTAAAAGAAGAATTAAGAGAAAAGTTAAATTTTAAGGGAATAAAATCTAAGATTTATCTACTTATGCTCAATTATTTTGAAAATATGGGATATATAAATATGACATTAAAGTATATTTCTCTTAGTAATTTTAAAATAGAATTATCGAATGATGAAAATAAAATAATTAATGGGATTATCGATGAATATAAGAGTAATAAATTTATACCACCTAAAATTAAGGATTTGGAAAATAAATTCAATTGTAGAGATTTTATGGAAATACATCATTATTTAGAGGAGATAGGAATTTTATATAAAATTAATTTGCAGATGTATCTTTTGAATGAAGATTTTATATTCGCAAAAGATGAGATAATTAATTTTATAAAGAGAAATGGATTTATTGATCTTAATTTAGTTAAGGAACTTTTAAATTCTAACAGGAAATATTCTGTATTACTTCTTGAACACTTAGATGAGTTAAAAATAACTATAAGAAAAGATAATAAAAGGATTTTAATTTAA
- the selD gene encoding selenide, water dikinase SelD: MYEKYKLTQLSQTSGUGAKIEPGVLSNILNKLPVFDDKNLIVGFESSDDAAVYKFDDNLGIISTLDFFTPIVDDPYIFGQIAAANALSDVYAMGGVPVLCLNIVGFPKSLPIEILYEILRGGADKVKEAGAIVTGGHSIQDNEPKYGLSIIGKVLPDRIYKNYGAKPGDKLVLTKKLGVGALIKAIKKEVCSQKGYNDAVESMIILNKYAYEASIGLRINACTDITGFSLLGHGYEMASASKVSLYLDKNSIPIIESSIEYVKDGIIPGGTYTNKKYLVNDVFCDCEDWLENILFEPQTSGGLLFSIEAEDLDKFKKNLEEKHVFYKVIGEVREFKDKFLYVR; this comes from the coding sequence ATGTATGAAAAATATAAACTCACACAACTTAGTCAAACTTCTGGATGAGGTGCTAAAATAGAACCGGGGGTTCTTTCGAATATTTTAAATAAATTACCAGTTTTTGATGATAAAAATTTAATAGTTGGATTTGAAAGTAGTGATGATGCAGCTGTATATAAGTTTGATGATAATTTGGGAATTATATCGACTTTGGATTTTTTTACTCCAATAGTTGATGATCCATATATTTTTGGGCAAATTGCTGCTGCTAATGCGTTAAGTGATGTTTATGCTATGGGTGGTGTTCCTGTACTTTGTTTAAATATTGTTGGTTTTCCTAAATCTCTTCCTATCGAAATTTTATATGAGATTTTAAGGGGCGGTGCAGATAAGGTAAAAGAAGCAGGTGCTATTGTAACTGGAGGTCATTCGATTCAGGATAATGAGCCCAAATATGGTCTTTCTATCATTGGTAAGGTACTTCCAGATCGTATTTATAAAAACTATGGTGCGAAACCTGGGGACAAACTTGTTTTAACTAAAAAGCTTGGAGTTGGAGCACTTATTAAAGCGATAAAAAAAGAGGTTTGCTCTCAGAAAGGTTACAATGATGCTGTAGAATCAATGATTATTTTAAATAAATATGCGTATGAGGCTTCTATTGGATTGAGAATAAATGCTTGTACTGATATAACAGGATTTTCTCTTTTGGGTCATGGATATGAAATGGCATCTGCATCTAAAGTTTCGTTATATTTAGATAAAAATAGTATTCCAATTATTGAAAGTTCTATTGAATATGTTAAAGATGGGATTATTCCAGGGGGTACATATACAAATAAGAAATATTTAGTTAATGATGTTTTTTGCGACTGCGAAGATTGGCTTGAAAATATACTGTTTGAACCTCAAACTTCTGGGGGATTATTATTTTCAATCGAAGCGGAAGATTTAGATAAATTTAAGAAAAATTTAGAAGAGAAACATGTGTTTTATAAAGTTATTGGTGAGGTTAGAGAGTTTAAAGATAAATTTTTATATGTAAGATAA
- the thrS gene encoding threonine--tRNA ligase, translated as MIEIILKDGSKKEIDTPISVIDFARSISNGLANAATCAEVDGKIVDLRYIIERNCSLNILTFNDENGKQAFWHTTSHVLAQAVKRLFTNVKIAIGPSIDNGFYYDFDIDTPFTQEDLNKIEEEMKKIVKEGLSIDRFVLNKDEAIDKMSKCNETYKVELINDISSDCEISFYRQGEFEDLCSGPHLLSTKHIKAIKLLSSTGAYWRGNEKNKMLTRVYGISFPKASMLTEYLEKLEDAKRRDHNKIGRELEFFTTNEFIGQGLPLLMPKGAKLMQILQRFVEDEEEKRGYVLTRTPTFAKSDLYKISGHWDHYRDGMFILGDEEKDTEVFALRPMTCPFQFMIYKASPKSYRDLPIRYGETAVLSRNESSGEMHGLIRVRQFTLSDGHIVCTNDQLEDEFRAAVDLVKYIMECLGISEDVSYRFSKWDSKNKDKYIGEEEVWEETQRNMKQILDNLNLNYKEQEGEAAFYGPKLDIQFKNVHGKEDTIITIQIDFSLAERFGMFYIDSDGKKKHPMIIHRSSIGCYERTIAMLIEKYAGALPAWLSPTQVKVLPISEKFNDYAKEVTDKLKNFGIRVGCDYRYEKIGYKIREARMEKIPYLLIVGEKEQESGGVSVRDRVNGDIGILKLDEFINNINEEIVNKK; from the coding sequence ATGATAGAAATTATTCTTAAGGATGGATCCAAGAAAGAAATAGATACTCCTATAAGTGTAATTGATTTTGCAAGATCTATTAGTAATGGATTAGCAAATGCTGCCACATGTGCTGAAGTTGACGGGAAAATTGTAGATTTGAGATATATAATTGAAAGAAATTGTAGTTTGAATATATTAACATTTAATGATGAAAATGGGAAGCAAGCATTTTGGCATACAACAAGTCATGTATTAGCACAAGCAGTTAAAAGATTGTTTACTAATGTAAAAATTGCGATAGGACCTAGTATTGATAATGGATTTTACTATGATTTTGATATAGATACTCCTTTCACGCAAGAGGATTTAAATAAAATCGAAGAAGAAATGAAAAAGATAGTTAAGGAAGGTTTATCGATCGATAGGTTTGTTTTAAATAAGGATGAAGCAATTGACAAGATGAGTAAATGTAATGAAACTTATAAAGTTGAACTTATAAATGATATAAGCTCTGATTGTGAAATTTCTTTCTATAGACAAGGTGAGTTTGAGGATTTATGTTCAGGACCTCATTTATTATCTACAAAACATATTAAAGCAATTAAGCTATTAAGTTCTACTGGAGCTTATTGGAGAGGGAATGAAAAAAATAAAATGCTTACTCGTGTTTATGGTATATCATTTCCTAAAGCTAGTATGTTGACGGAGTATTTAGAAAAACTTGAGGATGCGAAGAGGAGAGATCATAACAAAATAGGAAGAGAACTTGAATTTTTTACTACAAATGAATTTATAGGTCAAGGATTACCACTTCTTATGCCTAAAGGGGCAAAACTTATGCAAATTCTTCAAAGATTTGTTGAAGATGAGGAGGAGAAGAGAGGGTATGTTCTCACAAGGACTCCTACATTTGCTAAGAGTGATTTATATAAAATATCTGGACATTGGGATCATTATAGAGATGGAATGTTTATTTTGGGAGATGAAGAAAAAGATACAGAAGTGTTTGCTTTAAGACCAATGACTTGTCCATTTCAATTTATGATATATAAAGCATCTCCTAAAAGTTATAGGGATCTTCCTATAAGATATGGTGAAACTGCAGTTCTTAGTAGAAATGAGTCATCCGGAGAAATGCATGGACTTATACGTGTTAGACAATTTACTTTATCAGATGGACATATAGTCTGCACAAATGATCAGCTTGAGGATGAATTTAGAGCAGCTGTAGATTTAGTAAAATATATAATGGAATGCCTTGGTATTAGTGAAGATGTTAGCTATAGATTTTCAAAATGGGATAGTAAAAATAAAGATAAGTATATAGGCGAGGAAGAGGTATGGGAAGAAACTCAGCGTAATATGAAGCAAATACTTGATAATTTGAATTTAAACTATAAAGAACAAGAAGGAGAAGCGGCATTTTATGGACCGAAGCTTGATATACAATTTAAGAATGTTCATGGTAAGGAAGATACAATAATAACAATTCAGATAGATTTTAGCTTAGCAGAGAGATTTGGAATGTTTTACATAGATTCAGATGGCAAGAAAAAACATCCAATGATAATACATAGAAGTTCCATAGGATGTTATGAGAGAACAATTGCTATGCTTATTGAAAAATATGCAGGAGCTCTTCCAGCTTGGTTGAGCCCAACTCAAGTTAAGGTATTACCAATATCTGAAAAATTTAATGATTATGCAAAGGAAGTTACAGATAAACTCAAGAATTTTGGAATTAGAGTTGGATGTGATTACAGGTATGAAAAAATAGGATATAAAATAAGGGAAGCAAGGATGGAGAAGATTCCGTATTTATTAATAGTTGGGGAAAAAGAGCAAGAATCTGGAGGCGTATCTGTCAGAGATAGAGTTAATGGAGATATAGGTATTTTAAAATTAGATGAATTTATAAATAATATAAATGAGGAAATAGTTAATAAAAAATAG
- a CDS encoding peptidylprolyl isomerase, protein MNKNPVGVIKIKNFGEVKFELYPEVAPITVTNFIDLVNNGYYTGLTFHRIIKGFVIQGGCPLGSGIGGPGYSIKGEFKINGVENNIKHELGVLSMARANDPNSGGSQFFIMLGNAPHLDGSYAAFGKVIDGIDIILNIGDEEVFGDTPKNKPVIDKIEIDTFGVDYVLSKEQKIK, encoded by the coding sequence ATGAACAAAAATCCTGTTGGAGTTATTAAAATAAAAAATTTTGGGGAAGTTAAATTTGAATTATACCCAGAAGTTGCACCAATTACGGTTACAAACTTTATAGATCTAGTAAATAATGGATATTATACCGGTTTAACTTTTCACAGAATTATAAAAGGGTTTGTAATTCAAGGAGGATGTCCATTAGGATCAGGAATAGGAGGACCAGGTTACTCAATAAAAGGTGAATTTAAGATAAATGGAGTTGAAAATAATATAAAGCATGAACTTGGAGTCTTGTCTATGGCAAGGGCGAATGATCCGAATTCTGGAGGAAGTCAATTTTTTATAATGCTAGGTAATGCTCCGCATTTAGATGGAAGTTATGCAGCATTTGGAAAAGTTATTGATGGAATAGATATTATTTTAAATATTGGAGATGAGGAAGTGTTTGGTGATACTCCCAAAAATAAACCAGTTATTGATAAGATAGAGATCGACACTTTTGGGGTAGATTACGTATTATCTAAGGAACAAAAAATTAAGTAA
- a CDS encoding D-alanyl-D-alanine carboxypeptidase family protein → MKTLCKLIFISLLLNFVSLPIESKSLIDTNIIINSKSAILMTHQTSNVIYEKNAYDKFYPASTTKILTAIVVLETLDLNERVRVSKKASNINGTKVGLYQDGLYTVEDLLYGLLLNSGNDCAIALAEHTCGSEENFSKLMNKKAKLIGANHSNFVNASGLHNDKHYTCAYDLSKILSYAIKNKKFIEISTSKSHDILGINGDSFNIYNQNQLLLKNGKYYYKHALLGKTGFTTPAQYTFAASARNNNVDLIAVALKASSKDEYLQDIINLFNYGFSKVKKVSISSK, encoded by the coding sequence ATGAAAACATTATGTAAGTTGATTTTTATATCACTATTATTAAATTTTGTATCATTACCAATAGAATCAAAATCTTTAATAGATACAAACATAATAATAAATAGTAAATCTGCAATACTTATGACACATCAAACATCTAATGTAATATACGAAAAAAATGCATACGATAAATTTTATCCCGCATCAACAACAAAAATTTTGACTGCAATAGTTGTATTAGAAACCCTCGACTTAAATGAAAGAGTTAGAGTTTCCAAAAAAGCTTCAAACATAAACGGTACTAAAGTTGGACTATATCAAGATGGTTTATACACAGTTGAGGATTTATTATATGGATTACTATTGAATTCAGGAAATGATTGTGCAATAGCTTTAGCTGAACATACATGCGGATCTGAAGAAAATTTCTCAAAGTTAATGAATAAAAAAGCTAAACTTATAGGGGCAAATCATTCAAATTTTGTAAATGCAAGCGGTTTACATAACGACAAACATTACACATGTGCATATGATTTAAGCAAAATTTTATCTTATGCTATTAAAAACAAAAAATTTATAGAAATATCTACTTCAAAATCACACGATATACTTGGAATAAATGGAGATTCCTTTAACATATACAACCAAAACCAGTTACTCTTAAAAAATGGAAAATATTATTATAAGCATGCACTCTTAGGTAAAACAGGTTTTACAACGCCAGCTCAATATACATTTGCAGCATCTGCAAGAAATAATAATGTTGATTTAATAGCTGTGGCATTAAAAGCCTCGAGTAAAGATGAATATCTTCAAGACATAATAAACCTATTTAATTATGGTTTTAGCAAAGTTAAAAAAGTAAGCATTTCATCAAAATAA